The Microcoleus sp. AS-A8 genome window below encodes:
- a CDS encoding nitrate ABC transporter ATP-binding protein (This model describes the ATP binding subunits of ATP-binding cassette (ABC) transporters for nitrate transport, or for bicarbonate transport, in bacteria and archaea.), which yields MSVFVAVDQVDKVFSLAGGGEYVALKGIDLHIKKGEFISFIGHSGCGKSTLLNMIAGLSLPTDGVVALEGQRIQQPGPDKMVVFQNYSLLPWRTVRQNIALAVDSVMKDLPASERKAIVERHIDMVGLRPHVDKQPAMLSGGQKQRVAIARALAIRPKLLLLDEPFGALDALTRGNLQEQLMKICEENEVTAIMVTHDVDEAVLLSDRIVMLTNGPESKIGQILEVDIPRPRKRMEVVEHPSYYSLRSEMIYFLNQQKRIKKIRARKTAVVARHGLEKVNLDIGFVPLTACAPLAVAQEKGFFKKHGLDEVNLVRETSWRGIVDGMAGGYLDAAQMPSGMPLWLTLGGYENRPLPVVTALTMTRNGNGITLDKRFYDQGIHTLADFRKMLLDSPSQQHRMGMVHPSSMHNLLLRYWLAAGGIDPDLDVELKTIPPAQMVVDLQAGTIDGYCVGEPWNIRAAMEGVGFTVVTDLELWPGHPGKVLGVREDWADAYPNTHIALTKALLEACRYCADPANDQEVRQITAGREYVSTDINYIHMGDPNASTCSLDVPMREYAHHLFYGDGVNRPSRTEQLWHMTQLARWDHTPFPRNWVEILERVCRVRVFSIAAREMGLSDISYTKSGIQLFDGTPFNAEDPIGYLNSLRIKRNFSIAEVVLDSRPGVAA from the coding sequence ATGAGTGTTTTTGTTGCTGTTGATCAAGTTGATAAAGTTTTTTCCTTGGCGGGTGGTGGTGAATACGTTGCCTTAAAAGGAATTGACCTCCACATTAAAAAAGGAGAATTTATCTCGTTCATCGGTCACTCCGGCTGCGGGAAGTCCACCCTGTTGAACATGATTGCTGGTTTGTCTCTGCCAACTGATGGTGTAGTTGCGTTGGAAGGGCAAAGAATTCAACAGCCAGGGCCAGACAAGATGGTGGTGTTCCAGAATTATTCTCTGTTGCCTTGGCGAACAGTTCGGCAAAATATTGCCTTGGCTGTTGACTCGGTGATGAAGGATTTGCCGGCAAGTGAGCGCAAAGCTATTGTAGAGCGACACATCGACATGGTGGGGTTGCGTCCTCATGTGGACAAACAGCCTGCGATGTTGTCAGGTGGACAAAAACAACGGGTTGCGATCGCACGCGCCCTCGCCATTCGCCCCAAACTGCTGCTTTTAGATGAACCCTTCGGCGCACTCGATGCCCTAACACGGGGTAATCTGCAAGAGCAGTTAATGAAAATCTGCGAAGAAAACGAAGTCACGGCAATCATGGTTACTCATGATGTCGATGAGGCCGTGCTTTTATCTGACCGGATTGTGATGCTTACTAATGGGCCAGAATCCAAAATTGGTCAGATTCTAGAAGTCGATATTCCCCGCCCACGCAAGCGCATGGAAGTGGTAGAACATCCCAGCTACTACAGCTTACGCAGCGAGATGATTTACTTCCTCAATCAGCAGAAGCGGATTAAGAAGATTCGGGCGAGAAAAACAGCCGTCGTTGCTCGTCATGGTTTGGAAAAAGTTAACCTTGACATTGGTTTTGTCCCCTTAACCGCTTGTGCTCCCCTTGCTGTTGCTCAAGAAAAAGGCTTCTTCAAAAAACATGGCTTAGATGAAGTTAACCTCGTGCGCGAAACCAGTTGGCGCGGCATTGTGGATGGCATGGCTGGTGGTTATTTAGATGCGGCTCAAATGCCATCAGGAATGCCCCTATGGTTAACATTGGGAGGTTACGAGAACCGACCCTTGCCAGTCGTCACTGCCCTAACCATGACTCGCAATGGTAATGGCATCACGCTAGATAAGCGATTTTATGACCAGGGGATACATACTCTAGCTGATTTTAGAAAGATGCTGTTAGACTCCCCATCTCAACAGCACAGAATGGGGATGGTTCATCCCTCCTCCATGCACAATCTGCTGCTGCGTTACTGGTTAGCTGCCGGTGGCATCGACCCTGACCTGGATGTGGAACTCAAGACTATTCCTCCTGCCCAGATGGTCGTCGATTTGCAAGCGGGAACCATCGATGGTTACTGTGTGGGAGAACCCTGGAACATCCGGGCAGCAATGGAAGGAGTCGGCTTTACTGTAGTCACAGACTTAGAACTTTGGCCGGGACATCCAGGAAAAGTTCTCGGCGTTCGCGAAGACTGGGCTGACGCCTATCCCAACACCCATATTGCTTTGACCAAAGCGTTGCTAGAAGCTTGTCGCTACTGCGCTGATCCAGCCAATGACCAAGAGGTGCGTCAGATTACTGCTGGGCGCGAGTATGTGAGTACGGATATCAACTATATTCACATGGGAGACCCCAATGCCTCTACCTGTAGCCTAGATGTCCCCATGCGCGAATATGCCCATCACTTGTTCTATGGAGATGGTGTCAATCGCCCCAGTCGAACTGAGCAACTTTGGCACATGACTCAGTTGGCGCGTTGGGACCATACTCCCTTCCCTAGAAACTGGGTGGAAATCTTGGAACGAGTATGCCGAGTCCGCGTATTCAGCATCGCCGCAAGAGAGATGGGTCTGTCTGATATTAGTTACACCAAAAGCGGGATTCAATTGTTCGACGGTACCCCCTTTAATGCCGAAGACCCAATTGGCTATCTCAACAGTCTGCGGATTAAACGCAATTTCAGCATTGCAGAAGTTGTCCTCGATTCACGTCCTGGCGTAGCTGCTTAG
- a CDS encoding nitrate ABC transporter ATP-binding protein (This model describes the ATP binding subunits of ATP-binding cassette (ABC) transporters for nitrate transport, or for bicarbonate transport, in bacteria and archaea.) — MRNRPLAFSDSQTLPTRRSVVTANNREPFLAIENVSKIYPTQKGSFTVLDGVNLTVQEGEFICVIGHSGCGKSTLLNMVSGFAFPTHGKVLLQGKPITKPGPDRMVVFQNYALLPWRTAFENIYLAVHAVYPNKSQAEKRAIVREHLAMVGLTEAADKKPPQMSGGMRQRVSIARALAVRPQVLILDEPFGALDAITKEELQEELLKIWNDHRCTVLMITHDIDEALFLADRLVMMTNGPAAKIGEVMEIPFARPRDRARIMEDPEYYKLRNHALDFLFHRFAHDE; from the coding sequence ATGCGTAACCGCCCTCTAGCCTTTAGCGATAGCCAAACCCTCCCTACCCGAAGGTCAGTAGTAACGGCTAACAACCGTGAGCCATTCCTGGCGATTGAGAATGTTTCCAAGATCTATCCGACCCAAAAAGGCTCTTTCACCGTACTTGACGGCGTTAACCTAACCGTACAAGAAGGCGAGTTTATTTGTGTTATCGGTCACTCTGGCTGTGGCAAATCAACACTGCTGAACATGGTATCGGGTTTCGCCTTTCCCACCCATGGAAAAGTTCTGCTGCAAGGGAAGCCGATCACTAAGCCGGGACCAGACCGCATGGTAGTGTTCCAAAACTATGCGCTCCTGCCGTGGCGGACGGCTTTTGAAAATATTTACCTAGCTGTCCACGCCGTTTACCCTAACAAGTCGCAAGCTGAGAAAAGAGCGATCGTTCGGGAACATCTGGCGATGGTGGGACTAACGGAAGCCGCTGATAAAAAACCGCCGCAAATGTCCGGCGGGATGAGACAACGGGTTTCCATTGCACGAGCTTTAGCGGTTCGTCCCCAAGTCTTGATTCTAGATGAGCCGTTTGGTGCGTTGGATGCCATCACCAAGGAAGAGTTGCAGGAAGAACTGCTGAAGATTTGGAACGATCATCGCTGTACCGTTCTGATGATTACTCATGATATCGATGAGGCGCTGTTCCTAGCCGATCGCTTGGTGATGATGACCAATGGCCCTGCGGCTAAAATCGGTGAGGTGATGGAGATTCCTTTCGCACGTCCACGCGATCGCGCCCGCATCATGGAAGACCCAGAATACTATAAGCTGCGGAATCACGCCCTAGACTTCCTGTTCCACCGTTTCGCTCACGATGAATAG
- a CDS encoding MASE1 domain-containing protein, with translation MPRKPNSIFFVPQRWWLILPLGLLVLLLAHGMALIYRIQPAVSLWFPPSGVAIALTLWFGPVGVLLTAVSSILIAPQWGNEGWTQIMSLTDATEPLVAWFLYRRCFLATLSLSTLRDAVAFTLSAPLAACATSAFVGSFALVAVGKMPLSGLDRSILHWWLGNALGTLAIAPTALLVLTPFLQRWGWLSLAHPPNEPHLVRDCQSRSFWVEVVTIMLLTIATAALTVSKSNNAGFVFQQFSFLSFIPMLWAATRFGVTGGMLISSFCVLVTLLAYLFTYPNAISLSSFPLPAEVLSVHKLSLLVQCAVSLLVGCATTQQSVTQVALAVEGVRVLEHQARAQLNEQLLQLNSELQQANTRLEESNREKDELLLREQIARADSEAAQKTAEAANRLKDEFLAVLSHELRTPLNPILGWSNLLRTRQCDEATTERALVTIERNGKLLTQLIEDLLDVSRILQGKLSLNVSPVNLVSTLEAAIDTVYLAAQAKSIQIQTLFDPNVGQVMGDSNRLQQVIWNLLSNAVKFTPEGGKVEVGLSVVTRLKVNNLKVERREDSIDYGFADAVQPANIQPSTSYAQIQVSDTGQGINPNFLPHVFEHFRQEDSTTTRVFGGLGLGLAIVRHLVELHGGTVYAESPGEGLGATFTVTLPLIFERPSNSEENNEHSHD, from the coding sequence ATGCCTAGGAAGCCAAATTCTATTTTCTTTGTGCCCCAACGTTGGTGGCTAATTCTTCCATTGGGTTTGTTGGTTTTGCTTTTGGCTCACGGCATGGCGCTGATTTACCGAATTCAGCCTGCCGTGTCTTTGTGGTTTCCCCCATCGGGTGTGGCGATCGCACTGACTCTCTGGTTTGGCCCTGTGGGAGTTCTGCTAACAGCCGTCAGTTCAATATTAATTGCACCGCAGTGGGGAAATGAAGGCTGGACTCAAATCATGAGTTTAACCGACGCAACGGAACCCTTAGTGGCTTGGTTTCTTTATCGGCGTTGCTTTTTGGCAACGCTTTCCCTCTCGACCCTTAGGGATGCCGTCGCCTTTACTTTAAGTGCGCCCTTAGCCGCCTGTGCCACCTCCGCTTTTGTCGGGAGTTTCGCTTTAGTCGCTGTGGGCAAGATGCCTTTGTCCGGACTAGATAGGAGTATTTTGCACTGGTGGCTGGGCAATGCTCTGGGGACACTCGCGATCGCACCCACAGCCCTGTTAGTACTAACTCCCTTCTTGCAACGCTGGGGCTGGTTATCGCTGGCTCATCCACCCAACGAACCGCATCTTGTCCGGGATTGCCAATCCCGTAGCTTCTGGGTAGAAGTGGTCACCATCATGCTGCTCACCATCGCCACAGCCGCACTCACCGTTTCAAAAAGCAATAATGCTGGCTTTGTGTTTCAGCAGTTCTCGTTTTTGAGCTTTATACCTATGCTCTGGGCGGCAACTCGTTTTGGGGTAACAGGCGGCATGTTGATTTCCAGCTTCTGTGTGCTGGTGACGCTGCTTGCCTATCTCTTCACTTACCCCAATGCCATCTCATTGTCTAGCTTCCCTTTACCCGCAGAAGTTTTGTCTGTCCACAAACTCAGTTTGCTGGTACAGTGTGCCGTGAGTTTGTTGGTGGGATGTGCTACCACGCAACAGAGCGTGACTCAAGTTGCACTGGCAGTGGAAGGAGTCCGAGTTCTAGAGCATCAAGCTCGCGCCCAACTCAACGAACAGCTTCTTCAACTCAACAGCGAACTCCAACAAGCCAACACCCGCCTAGAAGAATCCAATCGAGAGAAGGATGAACTGCTCTTACGCGAACAAATCGCCCGTGCTGATAGTGAAGCGGCACAAAAGACAGCGGAGGCAGCCAACCGCCTTAAAGATGAATTTCTTGCCGTCCTCTCCCACGAACTCAGAACTCCCCTCAATCCCATCTTGGGATGGTCAAATCTACTCCGAACCCGTCAGTGCGATGAAGCCACAACGGAACGTGCGCTAGTTACTATCGAACGTAATGGAAAGTTATTAACACAACTCATTGAAGACTTGTTGGATGTCTCTCGGATTTTGCAAGGCAAGCTAAGCCTCAATGTCTCTCCAGTCAACTTAGTATCAACCCTGGAAGCTGCCATCGATACTGTGTATTTAGCCGCCCAAGCTAAGTCTATTCAGATTCAGACTCTTTTTGATCCGAATGTAGGACAAGTTATGGGCGATTCCAATCGCCTACAGCAAGTGATTTGGAATCTGCTCTCAAATGCGGTTAAGTTCACACCTGAAGGGGGAAAGGTAGAAGTAGGACTGTCTGTTGTTACAAGGTTGAAAGTCAACAATTTGAAAGTTGAAAGAAGGGAAGATAGCATCGACTACGGTTTCGCCGATGCAGTACAACCTGCAAATATTCAACCTTCAACCTCTTATGCTCAAATCCAGGTAAGCGATACAGGCCAAGGTATCAATCCGAACTTTCTCCCCCACGTTTTTGAGCATTTTCGTCAAGAGGATAGTACAACAACCAGAGTTTTCGGCGGATTAGGGCTAGGACTGGCGATTGTCCGCCATTTGGTAGAACTCCACGGTGGGACAGTCTACGCAGAAAGTCCAGGAGAAGGGCTGGGAGCCACCTTTACCGTAACGCTACCGTTAATTTTTGAGAGACCTTCCAACAGCGAAGAAAACAACGAACACTCTCATGACTAA
- a CDS encoding NAD(P)H-hydrate dehydratase, giving the protein MREIEGRIFEAGMPIAALMEKVAGLISLRFQALYPLSHYHRVGVLVGPGHNGGDAAVVARELHLQGYEVLIYRPIAKLKELTSGHTQYAASLGIPVYEQIEPLQNCDLIIDGLFGFGQTRSLSGNLADAVNRLNQWSQPIVSIDLPSGIHTDTGEVLGTAVRATHTFCLGLWKLAFLQDQALEYIGKAELIDFGIPALDVWAILGQPAGLLRMTATVARNYLPLPRPAVTYKYKEGHLLLICGSRRYAGGAILTGLGARASGVGMLSIAVPESLKPLLVSHLPEALIIGCPETPEGAIAHLPEAIDLEDYSAIACGPGLTRDAKPVIQAVIEATCPLVLDADGLNILAELRTIPTLLRRKTPTVLTPHVGEFKRLFPDSAGLLPDRVSAVWKASQLSRAVVLLKGARTAIAHAGRSVWLIPESTPALARGGSGDVLTGLMGGLVAQPALAEQPLEAIVAAAAWWHAQAGILAAQERTELGVDAFTLTQYLMQVVQKATLMP; this is encoded by the coding sequence ATGCGCGAGATTGAAGGGCGCATCTTTGAGGCAGGAATGCCGATTGCCGCGTTGATGGAAAAAGTGGCTGGGTTGATTTCCCTTCGCTTTCAGGCGCTTTATCCCCTTTCTCACTATCACCGTGTAGGTGTATTAGTGGGGCCGGGTCATAATGGCGGGGATGCTGCTGTGGTGGCGCGAGAGCTGCATTTACAGGGTTACGAGGTACTGATTTATCGCCCGATCGCGAAACTCAAGGAACTCACCTCTGGGCATACCCAGTATGCCGCCAGTTTAGGAATTCCAGTTTACGAGCAGATTGAGCCGTTGCAAAACTGTGACCTAATCATTGATGGGTTGTTTGGGTTTGGTCAAACGCGATCGCTTTCGGGTAACCTCGCGGATGCCGTTAACCGATTAAATCAGTGGTCGCAACCCATTGTCAGTATTGACCTGCCATCAGGTATCCATACCGATACCGGAGAAGTGCTGGGAACAGCCGTTCGGGCAACCCACACCTTTTGCTTAGGATTATGGAAACTGGCTTTTCTGCAAGACCAAGCCTTGGAGTATATCGGGAAAGCCGAGTTAATTGATTTTGGCATCCCGGCCCTGGATGTCTGGGCAATTCTGGGACAGCCCGCAGGACTGCTACGCATGACAGCCACCGTGGCGCGAAACTATCTGCCCTTGCCTCGCCCAGCCGTCACTTATAAATATAAAGAAGGACACCTGCTGCTGATTTGCGGCTCACGCCGGTATGCGGGAGGAGCCATTTTGACGGGATTGGGAGCGCGTGCCAGTGGGGTGGGGATGCTCTCGATCGCTGTCCCCGAATCGCTCAAACCCTTGCTAGTGAGTCATTTGCCAGAAGCGCTGATTATAGGATGCCCGGAAACTCCAGAAGGCGCGATCGCTCATTTACCCGAAGCCATTGATCTGGAAGATTACAGTGCGATCGCTTGTGGCCCTGGCTTGACACGAGACGCTAAGCCTGTTATACAAGCCGTGATAGAGGCTACATGCCCTCTGGTTCTCGATGCAGATGGCTTAAATATCCTTGCCGAACTCAGAACAATCCCAACCTTGTTGAGGCGTAAGACTCCCACCGTATTAACCCCTCATGTTGGGGAGTTCAAGCGTTTATTCCCCGACTCAGCGGGTTTGCTTCCAGACCGAGTCAGTGCTGTTTGGAAGGCGTCCCAGTTGAGTCGGGCAGTCGTGTTGTTAAAAGGGGCGAGAACGGCGATCGCTCATGCTGGCCGCTCTGTGTGGCTAATTCCGGAAAGCACACCTGCTCTCGCTCGTGGTGGTAGTGGGGATGTTCTCACAGGGCTGATGGGGGGCCTAGTGGCGCAACCGGCGTTGGCGGAGCAACCGTTAGAAGCCATTGTGGCAGCGGCGGCTTGGTGGCACGCTCAGGCGGGTATTTTAGCTGCCCAAGAGAGGACAGAGTTAGGGGTGGATGCGTTTACCTTGACGCAGTATTTGATGCAGGTGGTGCAAAAAGCGACGTTAATGCCGTAG
- a CDS encoding S8 family peptidase, with protein sequence MLESLQKSHHGIRNELYTPATWQLPLQGSEELTEPIQLRQFSQSSSFNTAGVTDGSLDSTDPTNPNRSGTFRDDYLLTNLVAGQLVQLNLNSAAFDAYLQVVNANTGEVIAYNDDFNSLNSQLTLTTQAGIDYIVRATSYGSSAIGAYSLVSNNGNLTAATSINPNQTFSGTLVTTDPANSLRAGSLYDGYLLTNLVAGQQVQVNLNSGAFDAYLQIVNASTGEVVVQNDDANGTLNSQVNFTAQTGVNYIARATSFAGAATGAYTLTTSSAEAFSGTLDSTDPTNPTRTGTFRDDYLLTNLVAGQSVQLNLNSPTFDAYLQVVNAATGEVVAENDNFSGTNSQLTFTTQAEVDYIVRATSSALGATGAYSLVTNNGDLTSATPISGSQTFSGTLVNSDPANSLRPGSYYDGYLLTNLTVGQAVQVNMNSAFDAYLQVVNADTGQIVAFNDDAKGRNSQLAFIVESGVDYIVRATSYGASVTGNYTLTTQSFTLPEGYNLNYGYGLVDAAAAVASADGQDSAFADVDYFGGQNDWGLNMVKAPEAWAQGFTGEGIVVAVIDTGVDYTHLDLDGNIWVNEGEIAGNGIDDDDNGFVDDVRGWDFVANDNNPMDEQGHGTHVAGTIAAEKNDFGVTGVAYNAKIMAVRVLDAGGSGSVSNIAAGIRYAADNGADVINLSLGGGYSSEEEDAIEYATAKGSVVVMAAGNESASQPSYPANLANQWGIAVGAVDSTNTMANFSNKASIPPLDYVVAPGVNIYSTTPGNTYSSFNGTSMATPHVAGVAALMLSANPNLTPAEVESILTKTANPTGITV encoded by the coding sequence ATGTTAGAAAGCTTACAAAAATCCCATCACGGTATACGTAACGAGTTATATACACCAGCAACATGGCAACTGCCGTTACAGGGTTCAGAGGAACTCACAGAACCCATACAGTTAAGACAGTTTTCCCAGAGTAGTTCCTTCAATACCGCTGGTGTTACCGATGGCAGCTTAGATAGCACAGACCCCACGAATCCTAATCGTTCTGGAACCTTTCGTGATGACTACCTATTGACCAATCTGGTAGCAGGTCAGTTGGTGCAGTTGAACCTCAACTCTGCTGCCTTTGACGCCTACCTGCAAGTGGTGAATGCTAACACCGGAGAGGTGATTGCCTATAACGATGATTTCAATAGTCTCAACTCCCAATTAACCCTCACAACACAAGCGGGTATTGACTACATTGTTCGAGCCACGAGTTATGGATCAAGTGCTATCGGTGCCTATAGCTTGGTTAGCAACAACGGTAATCTCACAGCCGCTACTTCCATCAATCCCAACCAGACCTTTAGTGGCACCCTTGTCACCACCGACCCCGCCAACTCCCTGCGCGCTGGTAGTCTCTATGATGGCTATTTGTTGACCAATCTTGTGGCTGGTCAGCAGGTACAGGTAAACCTGAACTCCGGTGCCTTTGATGCCTACCTGCAAATCGTGAATGCGTCTACCGGAGAAGTGGTCGTTCAGAACGATGATGCCAATGGCACTCTCAACTCCCAGGTCAACTTCACAGCACAAACAGGTGTGAATTATATCGCGAGAGCCACAAGTTTTGCCGGGGCTGCTACTGGGGCTTACACCCTTACAACTAGCTCAGCCGAGGCTTTCAGCGGCACCTTAGATAGTACAGACCCCACGAACCCAACTCGCACGGGCACCTTCCGCGATGACTACTTATTGACCAATTTGGTGGCGGGTCAGTCGGTACAGTTGAACCTCAACTCTCCTACCTTCGACGCCTACCTGCAAGTCGTGAATGCTGCTACTGGAGAAGTGGTCGCCGAAAACGATAATTTCAGTGGGACAAACTCCCAGTTAACCTTCACAACCCAAGCCGAAGTTGACTACATTGTGCGGGCGACGAGTTCTGCCTTGGGGGCTACGGGTGCATACAGCCTAGTTACCAACAACGGTGATCTTACCTCCGCCACTCCCATCAGCGGCAGCCAGACTTTTAGCGGCACCCTCGTGAATAGTGACCCTGCCAACTCCCTGCGCCCCGGCAGCTATTACGATGGCTATCTGTTGACCAATCTGACAGTTGGTCAGGCGGTGCAGGTCAACATGAACTCGGCTTTTGATGCCTACTTGCAAGTTGTAAATGCTGATACTGGGCAAATTGTAGCCTTCAATGATGATGCCAAGGGTAGAAATTCCCAGCTTGCCTTTATTGTGGAATCGGGTGTTGATTACATTGTTCGTGCTACAAGCTATGGAGCGAGTGTGACTGGTAACTACACCCTCACAACGCAATCTTTCACACTTCCTGAAGGTTATAACCTCAACTACGGATATGGTCTGGTTGATGCCGCAGCGGCTGTAGCGAGTGCGGATGGACAGGACAGTGCCTTCGCTGATGTTGACTATTTTGGTGGGCAGAATGATTGGGGTCTTAATATGGTTAAGGCTCCCGAAGCTTGGGCACAAGGGTTCACGGGTGAAGGCATCGTCGTCGCTGTCATCGATACCGGTGTTGACTACACCCACCTTGACTTGGATGGCAATATTTGGGTCAACGAGGGTGAAATTGCAGGCAACGGCATTGATGATGATGACAACGGTTTTGTAGATGATGTCCGGGGTTGGGATTTTGTCGCTAATGACAACAATCCGATGGATGAGCAAGGACATGGAACCCATGTTGCGGGTACAATTGCCGCAGAAAAGAATGACTTCGGAGTCACTGGCGTCGCCTACAATGCCAAGATTATGGCTGTGAGGGTACTGGATGCAGGTGGCTCTGGGTCTGTGTCAAACATTGCGGCTGGGATTCGTTATGCAGCCGATAACGGCGCTGATGTGATTAACCTCAGCTTGGGAGGAGGATATTCTTCTGAGGAAGAAGATGCTATTGAATATGCCACAGCCAAAGGTTCAGTCGTGGTTATGGCAGCAGGAAATGAATCTGCCAGTCAACCGAGTTATCCTGCTAACTTGGCGAACCAATGGGGAATTGCCGTCGGGGCGGTAGATAGCACGAACACGATGGCTAACTTCTCCAACAAAGCGAGTATCCCACCACTGGATTATGTCGTTGCTCCGGGAGTGAATATCTACTCTACAACTCCAGGTAACACGTATAGCTCCTTTAACGGCACATCCATGGCTACTCCTCATGTAGCTGGTGTCGCAGCGCTCATGTTGAGTGCTAATCCTAACCTCACGCCGGCTGAAGTTGAGAGTATCCTGACGAAAACAGCAAATCCGACAGGTATTACTGTCTAG
- a CDS encoding aspartoacylase yields the protein MQRISRVAIVGGIHGNELTGIYLVKKFERFPQLIQRATFETFTLLGNPQAFEVGRRYIDKDLNRCFHTQSLHESTLSSYEERRAKTIYQQLRPLGKAPVDLIIDLHSTTANMGLTLILGNSHPFNLRLAAYLSSINPLVRVYNGTQYGQKSAVLRSLCELSFSIEIGPVAQGVLDADFFNKTEELIHAILNYLEKYNQGKVLPRNSVLTLYQYVGSIDYPRNENGEIQAMIHPQLQGKDYEALNPGEPIFLTFENQVIAYEGESIVYPIFINEAAYYEKGIAMCLTEKYQLTV from the coding sequence ATGCAGCGAATTAGTCGGGTTGCAATCGTTGGAGGGATTCACGGAAATGAATTGACAGGGATATACCTAGTCAAGAAGTTCGAGCGATTTCCTCAGCTCATTCAGAGAGCGACTTTTGAAACCTTTACTTTATTGGGAAATCCTCAAGCTTTTGAGGTAGGCAGACGATACATTGATAAAGATTTAAATCGCTGTTTCCACACACAATCGCTACATGAATCAACACTTTCTAGCTATGAAGAACGCCGCGCCAAAACGATTTATCAGCAGCTAAGACCACTTGGTAAAGCCCCAGTTGATTTGATTATAGATTTGCATAGTACAACCGCGAATATGGGTCTAACGCTGATTTTGGGTAACAGCCATCCTTTTAATTTGCGATTAGCGGCCTATCTGAGTTCAATCAATCCTTTAGTTAGAGTTTATAATGGCACACAATACGGTCAAAAAAGTGCCGTCTTGAGGTCTCTGTGTGAATTGAGTTTTTCCATTGAAATCGGCCCTGTCGCTCAAGGTGTTCTGGATGCCGATTTTTTTAATAAAACAGAGGAACTCATCCATGCCATTTTGAATTATTTAGAAAAATATAATCAAGGAAAAGTACTGCCTAGAAACTCCGTTCTCACTCTCTATCAATATGTGGGAAGCATTGATTATCCCAGAAATGAAAATGGGGAAATTCAGGCTATGATTCACCCTCAGCTTCAAGGGAAAGACTATGAAGCCCTTAATCCAGGTGAACCAATATTTCTAACATTTGAGAATCAAGTTATTGCTTACGAAGGGGAATCAATCGTCTATCCCATCTTCATTAATGAGGCCGCTTACTACGAAAAGGGCATCGCGATGTGTTTAACCGAAAAATATCAGTTAACCGTTTAG